The window taaaaatccggtttctagcggtttaagtccaaagacataccactgtaccactgaaGGGCTTTCTGCCATTAGAACACTGCCATAAGAAACATGAATAATATCATTGCTAATATATTTGATCCagaaaaaacttcaaaatttacatatttatgaaggctaagcatggccaggtgattaaggcattcaactcttaatctgagtgtcgcgggttcgaatctccgtcacaccaaatatgctcgctctttcagtcgtggagcattataatgtgacggtcattcccactatttattggtaaaagagtagcccaagaaagtgttggcggtgggtggtgatgactagctgccttacactgctaaattagggtcggctagtgcagatagcccttgtgtagctttgggcgaaattcaaaccaaaccaaaccatatttGTGAAAAAGGTAAAAGTCTAGACAGTTTGGGAATTTTAGGAATAAACAGATGTCTAAAAACAAATCCATAAAGAAATTCTAAGCTACGAAACCAACTTAATTTCCAACTTATTTGTCTCATGATGAATATCAGAATCACTTCTGGTTTTTtgtttacagatatatatatatatatatatatacaacctgctataaaacattttactctgTATCTGATgaagccaggtggttagagctctcgactcgtaatttgagggttgcgggttcggatccccgtcgcaccaaacatactttctctttcagccgtgtgatcgttataatgtgacagtcagtcccactatgctttggtaaaagagtagcccaagagtgagcAGTGGGTCGTAATGACtatctgttttccctctagtctttctttgctaaattaaggaaggatagcgcagataacgctcaagtaactttgagcgaaattcaaataaacattatAGACTATGAACAATTTTGATGAATGTAATGATatatttgtgaaacgtacaattGTCTTGTTTCTCTTTAATTCTGTATTGCATTAGCCATTAATGAACGTCGCAAGCAGGATTTTACCAAAGAAATTTTACTTGAAACATCATTTATATTAATCTTGCAATTATCTTAAGACTGTCAGTCCTCCTTCCCATCAGTAGCCGTTGACTGATGAAATAGTTCATTGTCATTCTCCTTTGAACTTTTATATAGGCATTCTTCTGTGCAACCCATCTTCTCACAGATGCAGTTATATGTGCAAGGTGAATGGCCTCTGTACGAACACAGCAGATGTTTTAGCATCTTAGCTGGTCTATGACCCTCAAATAACTTGGTCTTCCAATCGTTTTTTTCCTTATACCAATCATTTTTTCTGGGGAATCAATATTTGGATTTGGTGTGTGCACAAACAGCCATATTTTGTCACGTGATGAAGGAAGCTGGTTTGAGATTGGTGGACTTCATGCATTATTGATAGAATGTTCTCCTTTTCTGGAATTTCTAATGCCTTCCACATCTTCTCCTTTCCCATTTTAAAGAATGCAGATACAAAATCACAACCTGTAAAAGCATGTATGGCAGGAAGTAGTTTTGTTATTCTATTACTGAGAAACTTTCGAGATCATCAGTTTGTGTAGCCCTCTCAATCTTTATCAATAACTTGCTCGTGTGGGAAAACAGTGTATTGTTAGCATAATAATATTTGCATCTGATGATTTTATTGTTACCTCTTCTTGCACACCGTGTGCTACAAAATCTGTGTTGGCCTGTACAATGTGGAAGATCATCCTGGTGTCAGATTcttcttgttttgaaaatattacaatattaaaaacaatgatttctCCATTGGTGAACCCACCTGCCAGGTGAATCATGTGTTCTCGATGATGAACAAACTCCGGAGCATTTTGGGACATTTTCACACAGACACTCAATCAGTGCTACTTTGTTTGCTGAAAGTACCATAAACTTTCGTCAAAGGGGAACTGAACTCTTACGGGTCATCTGATACCTTCTCGTTCCACTGGCAATTGCGATCCTATGACTTTTCTCTTCATCTTTCAATGAATACTTACAATCATAATACTCAAAAACATCAAGTAAAGTGTGCCTTGTACTATGACCATTGTACTATGGGTGAAGTATATGTTTCTGTGCAGGATCTTTAAACCTTTATCATTGACCTGGCAGGTAATGGAGCTCTATAATAGCATTTATGGTGCACACACTAAGATTAAGACTTGTTTGAACAGGCACAGGATCTTCAGATAGTGGAAGCCTTTTTTCAAGCATATGCTACACAATTATTCTCATATATCCATTTTCGCGGAATATAGCTGTTGGAACCGTCGTGTTAGGAAGACTTACCATTTGTAGAGGCAGAGTGATGTCTTGACGTATCTGTAGAACTCCGTAAACACAATTTCTATAATTTAGGCTGATAATCTTATTCTTTCCTTGAGCTAACACTTCGGTTTTCGTTTTCATGTTACGACACATGTAAGCTAGATATGGGGCTATAGAACCTCTTTATCCATCAGGAACAAAAATACCTTCAACTGAATTGGTGCAGTTATTCTTTCCACGACTCCGTAGCTGTCAAGAAAGATGTTTAGGCCTCAAAATTGGTGTTGGCACCACTTGAAAAATTCAACAACTTCATATGTGGATGATTGTCTGTGTTGAATATAAATCATATTTGCCTCCAAGTGGTTGGTTAGTGCCTTGatgtgattttgttgtttttttttcgttgcTGATGGTTGTGTATTTTTCATCTTCAAAACTGCAATCGAGGCGCAAAcgcagttttgtttttcaaaccatTAGTAgatatgatgaaactttgtagtcTTCCGccttttgaaacgtcgtcctctacacttccgtctccacaacaggcagtttccatccattctacaaagtttcatcataaatactctgccgaaataatctatcaaagaatacattAGTAGATATGTTCTGAAGTCTTCTGTTTGAGTATCTCTTGagatataacaatgttgtttgtttttacggGAGGCAAGAATCAGCTAAAAATGTCATACATATGATTTTAAGGTTGTTTGCTTATGAAAACTCGTCATGGCACCCTTTAATATATGGTACATACAAATTGAAGGATCTTGTTTATCTTAAAGGGAACTTTGGGGTTGGTCTATTCCCATATTATTCTCATTACTTTagcacaaacataaataaaaacaacaaatattcgtTTAAAGACACTAAGTAATATTTTGGTATATCTTTTGCATTTTTGTGCAGTTGGGTGCTTAAATATGAAAATTCCTTGACCTTGCCAGTCGACTATAAAGTAAACTATCTTATAGATTTATTATAGCAAAATTTGGGAGACacggcataaccaggtgggttaagacgtgcgactcgtaatctgagggtcgcgggttcatatccctgtcgcgccaaacatgctcgccttttcagccgtgggggcgttatactgtgacagtcaattccactattcgttggtaaaagagtagcccaagaattggcggtgggtggtgatgactagctgccttcccactagtcttacactgctaaattagggacggctagcacagatagtccaatggGGTTAAGGTTGACAATTATACCCATTCGCACCAGGTTTTGCGCTAAATTGAGCCCCAAATACAGtctacaggtttgtttgtttttaagcgcaaagcttcacaacgCTAAACTCAGCGGTTCGCTTCCCTTCACTGGGCTCAGCAGGAATGGACGAGCATCGCGAATGTGGCTTTGCATgccattttcttatagcaaaaccacaacgggctatctgttgagtccacacAAACAGGTTTCTAGCTTTCCTATAGCAGTGATTTCAgtcatttctttaaataattacagAACTTATTACGCTAGGGTTACATTTGTTTCTTACAACTGTTATATTAGtacgattttgtttgttaaacttttaAAAGCAAACTGCAGGAATTTTACTCAAAATATGAGACCATGATCAGTAATAACTGTAATGCTATATTCTGTATGATGATTTTTACGTATCAGTTGGTTATATTAGTAGACAGTGAGGATGTAACCTCGAAGATGCATTTGgatgtcttttttatttttttattctttccttcgtatatttcatgataaatattttgttttgttactatgagTGTAAATGACAACAACTGTTTATCTATGgatttgaaagtttaaaacaacaaagCACACACTGATAcacaatcaaaataataataacaataaaagacaaGCGCACGCAgtctattaaatatttattgtgggTATTGTGATTCCGTGAATTGTGAACCAAAGTTTTTCTTGATTTCAGATAATTGTTATAATCAGGATACGCTCAATACTTAGATATCGTCTGCACTGTTGTCTTACGTTTATGTCTTTTAAAGATTTAACGTTGATGTTGCATTTCTCGATATACCATAATTTATAGAAGTATTAAATAACAGTTGTAATGAatgataaaaccaaaattataaagCAGAATATACACGCCAGAGTGAACCTTACCTAATCATGAACATCTTCGCGACATCACCTTGGGAAATTTCTTGTAAAACAATACCTAAATATTTTGCAACAGTATGGTTGGGATAATAAAGGTTTACAAGCGTTTGTAATGCGTTCAAGTTTCTGTATTGACTACCAATTTACAAGGAATCATGTGTCGTAGTTTGATGGTACAAGGTGATACTTCCAGCccgttttgtgttttattactcATAGTCCGTAATACTTTacaaagattatatatatatatactggttgGGGACAAGTGCTTCTAGAATATGACCACGTTTAGAGAGTATTCAGAAGAAAATCAATCCTTGAATTATTCGAGAAAAACTATACTAAGACTGGACAGGTATTCTATGGGATTTTTAATATCCTGTGTGGACTGAAGGAAGAACTGAAAGCAATGATTCGTTACGTATCAACAGTAGAAGATAAAGTTACTACAGCCACCACTGAGACTAACAAAATACCAAGTATCAAAGATAAGCATGTTATTGAAAGCTTGGATCCAATTTCTTTAGCATTTTACCCTCAACTGGCGGTACTGTCATTTTTAGGAATACCTTTTGTAAGAGATACAAATGAGGAGAGATGTCGCCCTGGATGGTGGAGTGTCTTTATTCTATTCATCCtgtgtgtttattgttttcatCACCTAGCATTGCTTGTCAATAACTTCGATAATGCTAGCAGCTTAGTTTGATTCGCTGCATCCAATTTCTTGGACTCCTTAAGCTGTACCATCACCGCTATTACATTTACATATCACAGCGAAAGAGTCCATAAGTTTATTGACACGCTAGATTGGTGGGATGTCTTTGGACTTCCCACAAGAAGTCGACAGAAACTGCGGATTTGGATTATGGTTACGACTATATTAGGAGGTTTCTATGTCATTGGAAACAGTACCATTCTCTTCGTGATGCACGGCGAAGATCTCCAAGTTTATTTGCAAACCCACTTGTACGGAGTTTCTGATAAACATTTCACAAAGCAGTTACAGTACGTGATTGCCTTTGTCGACGCTCTGCTGTTCTGTATCCTGATACGAGGAATCAATATATTCACAGGACTATTTTATATCTTTGTCTGTCGAGTTATCGCTTCGAATTTTTCTACTTTGAACGACATATTGAAAGCTGCTGCATTGAAGAATAACATCACACCAAATGCTGTTCGACGATTTAGGAAACTTCACACCGAACTCGCAGATCTGGTTATAACTATCGATGATATTGTAAACTTTATCCTTTTTTGTTGGTACTCAACTATACTGTTTGATTTGTGTATCGatatctattatttctttatctttgAAAGCAAAACACACGATGACCAAGCACAGAGAACAACGGCAGGGATACTCGATCTTTACAGATTTACGTACTCACTGGTTTTCTTTTTGTCTACTAGCTTTTCTGCAGCTAATGTAACCGAAGAAGCCCACGCTTCCCTGCCTTTAGTACACAAACTAACAGATGAACAGGCCATCACCGATTGGGAACTTCAGGAACAAACTCTGCTGCTTAGTGCTCAACTCACCGCCCCAGAAGTAGGGTTTACCGGATGGCATTTCTTCTATATAGACCGCAGCTTTATTCTTAGTGTAACTGGAGTAGTCAttagtttttgtgttgttatagTACAGATGAATACATCACCTACCTCATCAACTGGACCAACACATTAAGAACCTGATGGAACAGATAGTTATTGAAACTATATTGCACTTAAGTATAGTTTAAAATG of the Tachypleus tridentatus isolate NWPU-2018 chromosome 13, ASM421037v1, whole genome shotgun sequence genome contains:
- the LOC143239303 gene encoding gustatory receptor for sugar taste 64f-like, with product MVTTILGGFYVIGNSTILFVMHGEDLQVYLQTHLYGVSDKHFTKQLQYVIAFVDALLFCILIRGINIFTGLFYIFVCRVIASNFSTLNDILKAAALKNNITPNAVRRFRKLHTELADLVITIDDIVNFILFCWYSTILFDLCIDIYYFFIFESKTHDDQAQRTTAGILDLYRFTYSLVFFLSTSFSAANVTEEAHASLPLVHKLTDEQAITDWELQEQTLLLSAQLTAPEVGFTGWHFFYIDRSFILSVTGVVISFCVVIVQMNTSPTSSTGPTH